One stretch of Acropora muricata isolate sample 2 chromosome 12, ASM3666990v1, whole genome shotgun sequence DNA includes these proteins:
- the LOC136892443 gene encoding ribosomal protein S6 kinase beta-2-like, which translates to MAPEMLEEQSYDESVDWWALGVMLYRLLTGTFPFDAEDEIDLTLDILGAPLYIPEFLSSDAEDCITKFLERKPQLGLGYQKGCLPSPMHEPFFSDVEWGNIFNEELNPPFVPLLQSVDPFADESSLSSFNISGHSYFPPID; encoded by the exons ATGGCTCCCGAG ATGCTTGAAGAGCAATCCTACGACGAATCTGTGGACTGGTGGGCATTGGGAGTAATGCTGTATCGTCTGCTCACTGGCACG TTTCCTTTTGATGCTGAAGATGAGATCGATCTAACATTGGACATCTTAGGCGCCCCCTTGTATATCCCTGAGTTCTTGAGTTCTGATGCTGAGGATTGTATTACAAAG TTTTTGGAACGAAAGCCTCAGTTAGGATTGGGGTACCAGAAAGGATGCTTGCCATCTCCCATGCACGAACCCTTTTTCAGTGATGTCGAATGGGGAAATATTTTCAACGAGGAACTTAATCCACCATTTGTACCTCTTCTCCAGAGTGTA gatCCATTCGCTGATGAGTCTTCCTTATCAAGCTTCAATATTTCTGGCCATTCCTATTTCCCACCAATTGATTAA